The Lewinella sp. 4G2 nucleotide sequence GTTTTTTCAAAAAGGCGAGCTACACCTTGGTAGTAACGGCACCTGGCTACGAAGAAATGATGGCGCCGATCAACTTCAAGGTTGATGGTTGGTACTTCGGCAACATTCTTTTCGGTGGCTTCGTCGGCCTGCTCATTGTGGACCCCCTCACCGGTGCCATGTTTAAGATCGAACGAGAGTACATGCAGGTCAACCTGCAGCCGGACGGCAAACCAATGGGTAAAGCGGAATTGAAGATCATGGACATCAACGATATCCCCGAAACCTGGAAGCCACACTTGGTCCGCTTGTCAGAGTAGCTGGCAACAGCTTACACACGTTAGTGGCGTATTGAGCAAGGCTACAACCCGAATGAAAAAAGTTACGACCGTACCAATCTGCCATACTATATTGCAACCACGTGCCACCCGGCACCCGGTTCAACCCCATCCCGAAATTTGGGGAGGCGAAGCCGAAAACCTGTCAGAGTAGGCGACATTTAAAACCAATCTCTTATGTTAAAAAAGATTACCCTATCCCTTTTGCTTGGCGTCTTTGGCGTACTCGGTATGTCCGTCGCCGTTGCCCCACCCGCCGCTACTTCCCCCGCTGCGACAATGACGGTTGAGGAAGCTGGCTTCCCCATCGACCCCGCCGTTGCCGTGGAGGATTTCCTCAACATGACGCCCAAGAAGTACGAGGAAATGACCGGCAAGAAGCTCACCCTGAAGGAAAAGGTGGTGATGAAACTCGCCCAGAAAAAGGTCAAAAAGCAGATGAAGCGGGCCCAAAAGGATGGTGATGAGCCGTTCCCGAAGATCGTCTTCATCCTAGGTGCCATCTTCCTGCCCATCGTAGCTATTGTAGGTATGGGTATTATGGACGACTGGGAAGGTAACAACTGGTGGATCGCAGCACTCCTATACTTCGCTTGCTACATTCCCGGTGTGATCTACACCCTCATCAAAATGCCGGAGTACTACGACTAGTCGTTGAACCCGAAGCATAAATCAAAAGGAGCAGTTGACCACGTCAGCTGCTCCTTTTGTTTTGGGCTTGACGTACGCTTTGCACCACCAGGATATTCCTACCTTACACCCATGATCACGCCGGCAAAATTCATCCATGGTCTGTGGCTTATTGCGCTCCTGCTCACCCCAATTGTCCTGTGGGTGCTGCCCGTGGATTTCTTCAACGACACCGGTGTTGTTACCTGCCCTTCCGTCATGTTATTCGACCTGGAATGTTGGGGCTGTGGCCTCACCCGAGCGGTGATGCACTTCCACCACTGGGAATTCGGGGAGGCGTTGTTCTACAATTTCGCCGTGGTCTTTTTCTACCCCTTTCTGGTTTGGCTCTGGCAAAAATGGGTCAGGGCGGAGTTCAGGTATTTTGAGCTGCTACGCGGAAAGATGGCTTAGGCGAAAATCAATCGCCAGGTTACTCCCAATTTATTCAGACCGGCCAAACATTATTTTCCCCGCCTTCACGAACACGTACGGTTAAAAGCGGCTTTTGGTACCAACCAACGTCGGTCTCCCGGCCAACACGGGAGCCCATCACCAAACCAACTTACCATGCGTATTTTGACCTTAGTCTTATTAGTCACCGCCTTTTTTACGACCAGCCCGGAAGCCGCTGCTTTCGTCGTCGTTAACCCCGAAACCACCACTCAGAGTGATGCATCCCAGGAAGAGATGCTCGCCGCCGCGGCAGCCTACAAGGAATCCCTCAAGGCGATGTCTCCCCGCGAACGCCGCCAACTCAAGCGCTCCCAAAAGCGCCAGATGAAGCAGGTGTTGCAGGACCAGAAGGACGGCAAGACCGACCTGGACGACGGTGACATCCTCCTCATCATCCTGGCTATTCTGTTACCACCACTCGCGGTCTTCCTACACCAGGGCGAAATCAACACCAAGTTTTGGATCAGCCTCGTGCTCTCCCTACTCTTCTTTCTGCCGGGAGTTATCTACGCCTTGCTGGTGATTACGGGGAACGCCAAGAAGTAATCAGCCTCCCTGATGGATCAGGCGGGCGGCCTTCGTGGCGGCCCCGCCGGACCCCAACTTGGTCCGTAACTGTTCCAAGTTCCGCAACTGCCGGTCCCGCTCGGGGCCGGCAGTTATTTTTTTTAATTCTTCCGCTACCCGGTCCACGGTAAAGTCATCCTGCACCAGTTCTGGCACGATGGGCGCATCCATCACCAGATTCACCAGGCTAATGTATTTGATACGTTTACCCACTAAGCGTTTCGCGATGGCGTAGCTAACGGCGTTACCCTTGTAGCAGACGACTTGAGGTACGCCAAAAAGGGCGGTTTCCAACGTGGCCGTCCCACTGGTGACGATGGCGGCTTTGGCTTTCGCCAGCAAAGAATAGGTGGCACCTTTAATGACCTCGAGTCGGGGCGGGGCACCCCCGCTTTTTATCAACTCTTCGTAGAACTGCAACTCCTGGCCGGGGGCGGCTGCAATCACATATCGGTGTTCCGGGTGCCGGGCCGCGGCGGCTAACATCAGTGGGAGGCCGGTCGTGATCTCTTGGGTTCTTGAGCCCGGGAGGATCGCGATACAATCACTGAAGTCTGTGCCGGTAGTTGAGGTCTCCCCTTCCTTTTCAGCCACCGTATCCAGCAGTGGGTGGCCGACGAAGGTGGCCTTCACCCCTCGCTCCGCGTACCAGGCTTCCTCGAAGGGAAGGATGACGAGCATCCGGTCCACGGTCTTTTTGATTGTCTTCACCCGGTGGGAGCGCCAGGCCCAGACTTGCGGGCTGATGTAGTAGGAGATATCAAATCCCGCGGGTTTGGCCCACTTCGCGATGCGGAGATTGAAACCGGAGTAATCGATCAGAATGAGGCGATCGGGCGCGAATTGCGAGATGTCCTGGCGGCAAAATTTTTCGTTCCCAAGAATCGTGCGCAAATTTTTCACTACTTCCACGATGCCCATAAAGGCCAGCTCCCGGTAGTGTTTAGCTAACGTAACGCCCGCCGCTTCCATGAGGTCACCACCCCACCCCCGCATCTCGGCGTCGGGATCCAATTGGCGAAGAGCTTTTACCAGATTCGACCCGTGCAAATCACCCGAAGGCTCACCGGCAATGATGTAGTATTTCATGCGTGTCGGATTGGTCCGGAGATGAGCCAGTTTGCCTTTGAATTCATTGCGATTCGGTTAAAGGCGACTCGTCTTTAAATGCGACTAACTGCGTGGCGCTGCCGCGGGTGCAAGGTAAGGAGGCAAGCAGGGAAAGACGCAACGGTAGCTCAACGACCCTTCGATCGACCAATGATGATGACGCCAAGAATGACGAGCGCCGCCCCGGCCCCCTGGGTCAGGTTGAGGGACTCGTCCAGAATAAAGTACTCCAGCACAATGGTCGCCACCGGCCCAATCGCACCCAGGATCGCCGCATCATTGGCACCAATACGTCGGACGCCTTCCGTCACCAGATAGCTAGGGATGACGGTACAAAAGATGGCCAGCGTAATGCCGTAGTAGTACAACTGCGTGGGATAGCCAAAGAGCGTATTTCCCGTAAGGTAAACGTGCAATAAAACGGCTACACTGGCGCCAATGAGTGCGAGACTGGTAAACCGGACCGTTCCCAATCGTGGCGCAAGGCGGCCAGAACCAATCACGTAAAAGCTGTAGAGAAAGGCACTCAGAAAAACCAGGGCTGCCCCCAACCCGAACTGATTTCCGATGCTGAAATCCGAAGCGCTAAACGCGAGAATAATCCCAACGTAGCAAAGCACAGTGGCCAACCACTGGATGGGTTTGATCGGCACCTTAAAGATGATCCGCTGCAGGACCAGCACCATGGTTGGATAGACGAAAAGGATCAACCGTTCCATCCCAGCGCTGAGGTACTGCAAGCCGAGGAAGTCCGTGTAGCTGGCGGCGTAGTAGCCAAAGACGCCCAGTAGCAGAATGACAGTTGCATCCCCCAGAGAAAGGGGACCGTTGGTGGACGAGCGTTCCCTCCGGAAGTAACCAATCAGCAGAAAAAGGGGTAGAGAAAAGGCCATCCGCAGCCCGAGCAGACTGATGCTGGCGATCTCAAACTGGTAGGCCAGCTTGATGACGATGGCCTTGCAACTGAAGAGGATCGCCCCGGCTAGCATTAGTAGCACCCCGATACGGCGATTGCGGGCGGCTACCTTAGCCGCCGCTTCAAGACTCGTGGAACTGCTATTCATTAATGCGCCGTAAAGTACGCTACGAGGATACCCGCCAACACGACGGCGAGTTTGGGGAGGGAGATCCCGTGTTCGCGCCCACCGTCCGCTTCGTAAATGATCGTCGTAGCAATATGAAGAAAGCTACCGATGACCAAGGCCAGGATCCTGT carries:
- a CDS encoding DUF2752 domain-containing protein; this translates as MITPAKFIHGLWLIALLLTPIVLWVLPVDFFNDTGVVTCPSVMLFDLECWGCGLTRAVMHFHHWEFGEALFYNFAVVFFYPFLVWLWQKWVRAEFRYFELLRGKMA
- a CDS encoding YqaE/Pmp3 family membrane protein, producing the protein MRILTLVLLVTAFFTTSPEAAAFVVVNPETTTQSDASQEEMLAAAAAYKESLKAMSPRERRQLKRSQKRQMKQVLQDQKDGKTDLDDGDILLIILAILLPPLAVFLHQGEINTKFWISLVLSLLFFLPGVIYALLVITGNAKK
- a CDS encoding DMT family transporter, which codes for MNSSSTSLEAAAKVAARNRRIGVLLMLAGAILFSCKAIVIKLAYQFEIASISLLGLRMAFSLPLFLLIGYFRRERSSTNGPLSLGDATVILLLGVFGYYAASYTDFLGLQYLSAGMERLILFVYPTMVLVLQRIIFKVPIKPIQWLATVLCYVGIILAFSASDFSIGNQFGLGAALVFLSAFLYSFYVIGSGRLAPRLGTVRFTSLALIGASVAVLLHVYLTGNTLFGYPTQLYYYGITLAIFCTVIPSYLVTEGVRRIGANDAAILGAIGPVATIVLEYFILDESLNLTQGAGAALVILGVIIIGRSKGR
- the lpxB gene encoding lipid-A-disaccharide synthase, producing MKYYIIAGEPSGDLHGSNLVKALRQLDPDAEMRGWGGDLMEAAGVTLAKHYRELAFMGIVEVVKNLRTILGNEKFCRQDISQFAPDRLILIDYSGFNLRIAKWAKPAGFDISYYISPQVWAWRSHRVKTIKKTVDRMLVILPFEEAWYAERGVKATFVGHPLLDTVAEKEGETSTTGTDFSDCIAILPGSRTQEITTGLPLMLAAAARHPEHRYVIAAAPGQELQFYEELIKSGGAPPRLEVIKGATYSLLAKAKAAIVTSGTATLETALFGVPQVVCYKGNAVSYAIAKRLVGKRIKYISLVNLVMDAPIVPELVQDDFTVDRVAEELKKITAGPERDRQLRNLEQLRTKLGSGGAATKAARLIHQGG